The proteins below come from a single Methanothrix thermoacetophila PT genomic window:
- a CDS encoding TIGR04083 family peptide-modifying radical SAM enzyme, with the protein MQRKRPFHVMIIPTLGCPSKCSYCWSSEEGSPVMSIDTVKEIVEWLKLFRDDPVTFTFHGGEPLLAGVEFYRKALPLLADGLSHLTPSFALQTNLWRLTPELAEVLKEYDVPIGSSLDGPKEINDLQRSEGYYDRTMRGYGIARDHGLSVQFICTFTSHSIKYKQEIFDFFMSNGLTLKLHPALPSLRSDEPERWALDPSEYGELLVYLLDRYLENMDRIEVRNINDLCRCVFSGRGTVCTFVDCMDNTFAVGPDGSIYPCYRFVGMPDYVMGDVRDHPSMDDLKRSEAWRRMNRFRECVEVHCRKCRHLRYCRGGCPYNAISHTDGEIRGVDPYCIAYKRIFDEITERFNREMLSSFGLQSSKPGIIALIRKIASKEEPKGL; encoded by the coding sequence ATGCAGAGGAAAAGGCCTTTTCACGTTATGATCATTCCCACTCTGGGATGTCCTTCCAAGTGCAGCTACTGCTGGAGCTCTGAGGAGGGCTCTCCGGTGATGAGCATTGATACTGTAAAGGAGATCGTCGAGTGGCTGAAGCTCTTTCGTGATGATCCCGTGACGTTCACCTTCCACGGCGGTGAGCCGCTGCTGGCGGGTGTGGAGTTTTACAGGAAGGCACTGCCGTTGCTTGCAGATGGCCTTTCACATCTCACTCCATCATTTGCACTGCAGACGAACCTCTGGAGGCTAACGCCTGAGCTGGCTGAAGTCCTCAAGGAGTATGATGTGCCGATCGGCTCAAGCCTGGACGGCCCGAAGGAGATAAACGATCTTCAGAGGTCAGAGGGTTACTACGATCGAACCATGCGCGGCTACGGCATTGCCCGCGATCACGGCCTGAGTGTGCAATTCATATGCACATTCACCTCGCACTCCATAAAGTACAAACAGGAGATCTTCGATTTCTTCATGAGCAACGGATTGACCCTGAAGCTCCATCCAGCGCTTCCATCGCTTCGCAGCGACGAGCCGGAGCGGTGGGCCCTCGATCCATCTGAGTACGGGGAGCTTCTAGTTTATCTCCTCGACAGATACCTCGAGAACATGGACAGGATCGAGGTGAGGAACATCAACGATCTCTGCAGATGCGTCTTCAGCGGTCGGGGAACTGTGTGCACATTCGTGGACTGCATGGATAACACGTTCGCTGTGGGCCCGGATGGGAGCATATATCCGTGCTACAGGTTTGTCGGGATGCCCGATTATGTCATGGGTGATGTGAGAGATCATCCATCAATGGACGATCTGAAGCGATCTGAAGCATGGAGGCGGATGAACCGCTTCAGGGAGTGCGTGGAGGTGCACTGCAGGAAATGCAGGCACCTCAGATACTGCAGGGGCGGGTGTCCTTACAATGCGATATCCCACACAGATGGGGAGATAAGAGGCGTGGATCCCTACTGCATCGCTTACAAAAGAATCTTCGACGAGATCACAGAGAGGTTCAACAGAGAGATGCTCAGCTCCTTCGGATTGCAGAGCAGCAAGCCTGGAATAATCGCGCTCATCCGCAAGATCGCATCCAAGGAGGAGCCAAAAGGGCTGTGA
- a CDS encoding sodium:solute symporter family protein codes for MNLLLLNVLVVVYLLVTLYLGYRGWVTTRDTEGYMVAGRKIHPYIMAMSYGATFISTSAIVGFGGMAGLFGMGLLWLTFLNIFVGIFIAFIIYGKRTRRMGYNLGAMTLPELMGRRFDSQFIQWFSGLVIFLGMPLYASVVLIGAARFMETTLSIDFNLALLIYSLIIAAYVVWGGLKGVMYTDAMQGTVMFLGMIFLLIMTYLHLGGVTAAHQALTDMANLVPQSLAAQGHRGWTSMPALGSAWWWTLVSTVVLGVGIGVLAMPQLAVRFMTVRSGRELNRGVLIGGVFILAMTGVAFDVGALSNVFFHATQGKIAIEVAKGNADSIIPVYINAAMPEWFVYLFMLTLLAAAMSTSSSQFHAQGTAIGRDIYETLTGKKGTGSILVTRAGIIVAVVIAVVLGYILPENIIARGTSIFFGLCAAAFLPMYTCALFWRRATRAGAIAGLVTGTFSSVLWMVFVHKKEAEALGISRFIFGRDVLITQMPWPVVDPIVVALPLAFLVTIVVSILTRPPDTAHLDRCFKGIK; via the coding sequence ATGAATCTGTTACTTCTCAACGTATTGGTGGTCGTCTATCTGCTTGTCACGCTCTACCTGGGATACAGGGGCTGGGTGACGACGAGGGACACCGAAGGATACATGGTGGCGGGCAGAAAGATCCATCCTTACATAATGGCGATGAGCTACGGGGCAACATTCATCAGCACCTCCGCGATCGTGGGGTTCGGCGGCATGGCAGGTCTCTTCGGCATGGGGCTTCTGTGGCTGACATTCCTCAACATCTTTGTGGGGATATTCATAGCGTTCATAATTTACGGAAAGCGCACGAGGAGGATGGGTTACAACCTGGGAGCTATGACGCTCCCGGAGCTGATGGGCCGGAGGTTCGACAGCCAGTTCATCCAGTGGTTCAGCGGGCTTGTGATCTTTCTCGGGATGCCTTTATATGCATCCGTCGTTTTAATTGGTGCTGCCAGGTTCATGGAGACCACGCTCTCAATAGACTTCAACCTCGCGCTGCTTATCTACTCGCTCATAATCGCTGCCTACGTGGTCTGGGGCGGCCTGAAGGGGGTCATGTACACAGATGCGATGCAGGGCACGGTAATGTTTCTGGGGATGATATTTCTTCTCATCATGACCTATCTCCACCTTGGAGGTGTGACAGCTGCCCACCAGGCGCTCACAGACATGGCGAACCTGGTTCCTCAGAGCCTTGCGGCACAGGGTCACAGAGGATGGACGAGCATGCCAGCGCTCGGAAGCGCATGGTGGTGGACACTGGTCTCGACCGTGGTCCTCGGTGTCGGGATTGGCGTCCTCGCGATGCCGCAGCTCGCGGTGAGATTCATGACGGTGAGATCCGGCAGGGAGCTGAACCGCGGTGTCCTGATCGGCGGCGTGTTCATACTCGCAATGACCGGCGTTGCGTTCGATGTCGGGGCTCTGTCAAACGTCTTCTTCCATGCCACACAGGGCAAGATAGCGATAGAGGTGGCTAAGGGGAACGCGGACAGCATAATACCTGTTTACATCAATGCGGCGATGCCGGAGTGGTTTGTGTACCTCTTCATGCTCACACTCCTCGCAGCAGCAATGTCCACATCGAGCTCTCAGTTCCATGCCCAGGGCACCGCGATCGGCAGGGATATCTATGAGACGCTGACAGGGAAAAAGGGAACAGGGTCAATACTGGTGACGAGGGCAGGGATCATAGTGGCTGTGGTCATCGCGGTCGTCCTCGGATACATACTTCCGGAGAACATCATCGCCAGGGGCACATCCATATTCTTCGGGCTCTGTGCAGCCGCGTTCCTCCCGATGTACACATGCGCTCTCTTCTGGAGGCGGGCCACAAGAGCGGGCGCGATCGCGGGGCTCGTGACCGGCACGTTCTCGAGCGTGCTCTGGATGGTCTTCGTCCATAAAAAAGAGGCAGAGGCCCTCGGCATATCCAGATTCATATTCGGCAGGGATGTGCTCATAACCCAGATGCCCTGGCCTGTAGTGGATCCAATAGTGGTTGCGCTGCCGCTGGCGTTTTTAGTCACGATCGTTGTGAGCATACTCACGAGACCACCGGACACCGCGCATCTTGATCGATGCTTTAAGGGCATCAAATAA